The sequence GAACCGGTCGGACCGGCCGGTtcggtccggtttttaaaacagtGGTAAAATGTAATCTGAATGGTAAGTATAATCATTTAATGCAAATGTAAAAGTTGGGTTTTTAGGCACGACCTTCCCTAGTTCATCAGCTGTCTAATGGTTTTCAAGTACTTAGTTATCCCTCAATTAGATAGTATTCTTGATCACGGGCCGAGAATAAGATTCTCCTTAGCCACATGCCTAATGAGAGAGGGATCCTTTAGTGGATCGGACCTTATTACCCATAAAGGTCCTTTGCTTGCTCCTCCCTCTCCCTCGATGCTTGGATTGTTTCTTCTGCAACTGTCTTAGGCTAGACCTATTGCTTCCCTTTccttattcttattcttatgGCCTTTGGGCCCATGGGCCTCTTGTACTTAATTCATTCCCCACAATacgtatttttgtaattttttttaatattgaagaataaaatCTTCTGAATAAGATTTTATGaatctaattttatataataatgatTTAAATGGAATTACTTAAAATTcttttatacacacacatgtaatgTGTTAAATTAAGCGCTAACTTTGAAACAGGATGTTGACACTAATTTGTACCAAGATATTTCATCCtcaaattaaatcaaaaattttctctaataCGATATGatatatgaattttaaattttaagaattccACCATTATATTACTATAGGGACTGGGTTTGAGCACTATTCTTAAGGGATAAGTGAATTCAAGCCCAACAagtccaatataataaatttgtagagaatgggtagAAGAATTGAGCTTTAATGAGTATAACAACAATTGAAGATGATTTAAAGAATGAATAAGCAAAACAAATATGGACTTGAGCAAGCAATTTAATCCTCGGCACTAGTCCGAGGAGCTTCAACTTATTATTTCTTGAGTGACAGTGACAATGGTTACAAAGTTAATTCAgattgttacagtgttttctctAGTAAAATCTCCGATCCTTTTTCTCAAAGCTCCTTCTTCATTATATACTACTTTCATCATTCATCTTTACCATACATGTGCAGGTCAGATCTACTGTTGTTGGTCTTTGTCACATCAACCTCCTCCCGAAGCTCTTAGGTAGTAGCTGTGAGTCTGAAAAGCCACTGCTCAAGTatcatttccacattaatgcggccagagtgTTAGTTGtggagcatttaatgtggaggcaaCAGCTTTTCCTGGAATTGCTCTACCGCCATGCTCTAGTGTGCTTATTTGCTGTACTTATCTTTTTCCTTGGAGTGCTTTGGAAGGTTGTCTTTGCTGGTAAATCACTTTTCTTCTACCTCGGCTTTGGCTAGCCGAGGACAGAGTTGTCCTCAACACGGTTTCCTGGGTTGCCATGATCACCACTGTCTTCTTCATATGCGATTATGGGCCTCGACATGGGCCTCAAGCCCAGTACAAAAGGTGAATGTATATCACTAGGCTCTATGACCCCACAATTACCATAAAACTTAGTTCATTAACCCTTACCCCCAAAGCACTTGTATgacaccaatttttttttttaatagtatttttggcttatttgcttatgtacagttttttaaaatcttacttTCCTTTAAATACAATCATACATTAACCAACTTtcaacaaataattttaaagtttctCCTTGCtcacaaaaaatcataaaatagatggtttagattattttagaataatatattatataatggcctaaattattttccaaaaataatacaactataaaaaaaattttaaaaactattttttgatGGGTAGCTATAAAAATGACGAAGTTTTCCTTCAAATTGATTTAGAGAAAAGTTCTTCCAACCTTTTATGTGACAACTCGATCTAAGCATACTTGTAATTATATGATTATGATCTACTCTAATAGTTATGTGACTTATTTAAAAGATTTAATGAATCAAGTGGTATAATTCAATTTGGGTAGAAAAGTCTACAAACATGGGCTTGTGCTAAAGTTAAATACTATAATTTCATGGGTTGAACATCTGTCCATTTTTGTGCAAAGTagcttttttttccttttttttttttttagaattcaaTTCTtgcaacaataaaaaataggagatttgaatcctaaaaaTATTGGTTGAAAATATCAGAAACTGTATGATCAACTATAAAACTCTTAATGTGCAAAAGAACTTTCAAAGGTTCATATTTCacatattttatttctaaaacaGGTCAAATTAGTACCCATACAAAGCCTCGTATGCATGttttaaaatgataatatattaGTTTCATCTCAAAATTCCACTTAAAAAGTGTAGTATCTTTCTTAGAAACGAAAGATGATGAAAAGATAAATTCCACACTTTCTGAGTACACGATGAAAAGAAAACATATGGGTCAATTTCTACAAAAATCGCCTTCTTAGAGCAAATTTCATTTCTGGCATCTTACTTAAAAACGAAACTACACTTACGTCAGCTTAGCACATATTTTACGTATAAAATACTACAATTTAGTATCCATACAAATACACCTATGTCTGCTTCAAAATTATACTACTATATTAGTTTCATCTCAAAATTCCACAATttctgatgaaaagaaaagaaaagaaaacgtAGGCCAATTTctaccccccccccaaaaaaaaaaaaaaaaaaaaaaaaaaaaaaaaaactgctttcTTAGACCAAATTCCATTTTTGCCATCTTTCTTAAAAACCAAACTACAATTATGTTGGATTAGAGAATGCATTATTACCAAAATTTGCAATATTTGCAGCCAACATTTCTCAATAATCATCATAATGAATTTGAGGATTTAAGGACAATTAATCAATACAAAATTAGGTGTCTACATTTGCAATTCTTCAATATTtgatattgtacacacaaaaaaacaatattatatatctTCCTCTGGCATTCTTAGAAAAAAGCTCTTTGCATAAAGCTCATTAAGGAGGTAACCCACCATCTGTTGGAGGAGTTCTGCGTTTCATAACTACCACTTCTAGGATGCCATCAGGCCGAAAAGTTGGAGAAGACAATCGGGGGTCTACGGGTCCAGGCAGattaaaggaaatagaaaaTGGTCCAGGTGGGCATAGTTGCTGGACTTTCATCTGGAATACAGCTGATGACTCTTTCGGAACTCCTACACCTGTTATCACTCCTTCTATGTGAACCTTCCCGTCACGTTGGATCTCACATTTTACCTTAGCTGCTAGAGTAAACATAATCCAGTTTGTCATCTCTATCTTTTCACTATTTTAAAAGGAAACCCAAGTTCATGCCATGCAGCGGTCATAATAGACACCAGTGagttttaattttgcttttgcTGAGGAACTTACAACCACCCCcaccaccccaccccacccccacaaaaaaataaaaaataaaagaaaaaagaaattgatgagGGATGAAATCTACAAATGTCATTTGTGCACCTGGCTCACTTCCATTGCAAAAAAACAAGAACGAATGTCATGcataaataatgaaaatggaGTAAACTTACATTGATCCTTTCGGACACCAGGAAGTGCAACTCGAAATAGGTAGGCACCATCACTAACACCAATGTCAACAAGACCAATAGGAGGTGCAGCACTACCTTCCTTTGCTGTTCCAGTTAAAACAACAGCTGGCTTCAGTTGTGAACGATCTGCAAAATCTTGCCCATCCATGCTGCCTATTGTAGCTGCTCTGTTTTGAGCTCTTCTCAAGGACCACCTTCAGACTATACAAAAGCAACCAATGAAACTTATAGTGAATCATGTGCACAATCACAATGAAAAAAACAGGTAGGGATAAGCATGTGATATATGTTAAATGGCAAAAAGTTGCTTCTGCTTCCAATCGCAGGTTACTATGCGCTTAATAAAACAAGTCCAGAGGGAACTTTGTGAATACAtattaattttgacaaatatatgTACAAGAAATTAttcaccaataaaaaatatgacatgaacaaaaaattaattcttttttcttctgggctaaaatattttataaacaataTAGACTGCAAAACTGTCCGCCGCCTATATGGGGAGAAGATCTTACCTCACCTCTGAAATGGCAAGGCCAAAATTTACAGGCtgaaaacaaaggaaagaagccTTTTGAAAGTACGAATAAGGATTTGTCCCCCCTggttttttcatccctaaatatAGCTGAAGCTGTATTTTCatccttaaatttaaaaagttctATTTCTGTTTCTGAAAATGATAGCTAAAGATTTTGTAAGTTGTTCTTTTGGTTGGATCATGGGTAACAGAGCTGCCCATGTGTTGGGCAGATGGGcttttttgaattctttcttGGGCTCCCCCCTCCCAAAACCCTCTCCTCTCCCTAAGTTGTTGGTGGTTTTGGAGGAAGAAGAAACCTAGTCTGTTGTgggcttgttttgttttgtatcacTACCCTTTCaataaacataatataaaaatgttcCACATTCTACTCTTCCGTTTACTCTTGTTTAAGTTTCAgggataaaaataaaacctagatGATATTCTATGGATAAAAATACAACCTAAACTATATCTTTTTTGTCCCTGAAATATAGTTTAGGTTTTATTTTCGgccctaaaatatatatattgttacatgttgacaaaaaaatttagcaaaatgGGTAACATCTTAAATTTTCAATGAcgaaaatagaaaattctaaaatttccaGACAAATATAGAACATGTAAGGATAAAAAGaatattgttttccttttttataagGATGAGTTGTTCTAGTAAACACTTGCAAAGTCCAAAAGACGTGTCCATAATAAACACTAACAAATAGAGAGAACAGGTTACAGGGCTGTTTATGATGTAGCGAATAGTTTGGAGACCATTGTCTTGAGTGTTCTGCAAGGTAAAGACTGGCACTGGAAGCCTGCAAGATTAGAAGTTCTGGTATCCATCCAAAGCAAGCTTTCTATAgttgaaattgatgaaaaagAGAAGCCCATTTGGATCCCTTCCAAGTCAGGTAATTATTCTAGTGCAGACACTGGATATGCTATCAGATTCCAACTTCCAGAGGACAAATGGTGGAAGATCATTTGGAAATACTGCATTTCCTAGACAGCATGTGTACAATGATGATGCATTGACTACTAAAGACAGATTACTCCAATGGGGCAACAATGGTTATGCAGCATGTGCTTATTGTAGAAGTCTGGAAAGCAGGAATCATCTGTATTTTGAATGTGCATTCACAAAAAGATTATGGAAGGAGGCTATGAGATGCTGTCCGATAAGCAGGCTTGAAACTGGATGGGAGAAATTTGTTGAATGGTTTTTAAAGATCTTGAAAGGGAAAAGCCTAAAAGCTGTTCTTTACAAGCTTGCTTGAGGAGCTACTCTGTATCCTGTTCAGCATCAAAGAAACGCAAGGACTCTGGTGGTCAAGTAAAATCACAGTTGATCTTTGGTTAGGTTGCGTTTGGaaacttgaatttggatttggattagGATTTTAAATCAAAAGATTTGGAAtgccttgatttcaaatccattgattttagatgtcatttcaaatccaagaattTTAAAGGTTTAAAATCCTTGGTGGATTTGGTCAAATCCAACTCCTTGATCTTTCAAAACTATCCAAAcaaagtatttgaattttaatcatTCAAATCCATATCCACATGCCCAAATTCTGCTATCAAGTTGGAAGTCAAAGCTCAAGTAAAAACAAGAGAGAACTTCAGTAATTTAGTCATGAATTGAGTCTTATGTTGTTAGCGGGATAGTCCTTTGTCGGTCCTTAGCAAAAAAGCCTGTggaaaaaagtaatttagttttttctttagttGCTCAGGTTTAgaggattttttcttttgttatgaGTGGTGCAGGTCTGTCTGATGTCTTTTCAGTGCTTGTGTTAGTAGCCAATTAAGCTGCATGACTTGCATGTaattgtgttcttttttttttttttttttcaatccaatTGTTACAGCAAgtgttttggggaaaaaaaaagggggggggggtgttgaaCCCTTGTCTCCTTATAAAGGAAACCAAGTAATGCCACTGAGCTATAAGACTCTTGGCACTTGTAATTATGTTATTCGTTAATGAAAAGTACTagctcattaaaaaaaacaaacaaatagagagTACAGCTTTGCAATTCATTTCATAAGTAACTAGAAGACGATACCATGTAAAGAAATAACTAGCCTTAGACAAGCCACAAGGTGCtaaataatttgacaaatttaACATGTATAAAATTTCACTATTTTACTCATCAAGTATGGGTGCCAGAGACAGCTCAACCACAGACTTTCCAAACATATGAAAGATTGGAATATTAGGGAGGAAAATCCAGTTTTAGAAACTCTGCATGCCTGCATCTTGATAAATAGCTAATACAGAAAGCACCTAAACATTTCAGATATAAAATTCACCAGCAGTAAGGTCCAGTGTTGTAAAAGCTCAAAATTCAAGACCTCAAGCATGCTTTTCCGAAACTTTTTGAAGAAGCCAAAAGTCACACCTACgtgtgtttttctatttttttgctgaaaaatatATGGACCATTAAAATAACTGCTCGATCTTGAAGGATATGACATGGACATTGATGTAATATACAAAAACTATTCTTGGTGTTATATTACACAAACAATTTGTTGTTTACATATCAAGAGACATGAACAAGGATAATTTACTATTCTTATGCTTTTTGGTCTTTCccttttgaatatattttgatCAAATCAAATACTTTATTTGATCATATCTATCACGgtcatatattattataaaacaaaagaggattatatagaaattttatgtttatattttctCTGACTAGATTATTATACTATCATCCATTAACAACTGTTATTACCATATTGAGTTtataaactttattattatatgttatgtatctttttgtttttaatatatatatatatatatatatataagtgatagtgataatttaatgaaaaatactagTTCATAAACAATGGATATAAAGAAGTAGTAAAATCTCTAATAAAGGTCCCAGTACTTTCTGCATCCTCAAATATATGCCAATTACATCCACATCAAATAACCCACATCAAGCATAATGGAACTAAGTTCCAAATCGTTGATGAACACTTACTAGTTTCTCCATCCAAAAAGCAAATCAATGATCTCTTTCGGTAACACCCATTGAATCCCAAATGATCAAACAACAAAATTCCACAATTTGGGACCTTGGATGCCTTGGCTCGAATTTTATGTTGTAAGGTGGGCTGTTTACCCATGTCTTATTTGGGGATGCCCTTGGGGGCCCACTATAAGGATTCCTCAATTATGAACCCTATTGTtgaaagaatggaaaaaaaaacttgcagGTTGGAAGCAGTTATATTTGTCAAAAGGAGGTAGACTTACTTTATTGAAGAGCACTTTATCAAGTCTCCCTACTTATTATTGAGCACTTTATCAAGTCTCCCtacttattatttatctttgttcaCTATTCCACAACATGTGGTGGACAgattagagaaaattcaaaggaatttcctttgggggAGATTTAATGATGTCTTTAAATTCTCACTTGTTGCTTGGGAGAAAGTTGTGTGGCCAGTGGAGTCTGGTGGCTTGGGGATCTGGAAAATTGGGCTGTTTAACCAAGCTTTGCTTGGGAAGTGGCTCTGGCGATTTGGGAATGAGGTCCCTCGTTTATGGAGGCAGGTTATAGCTTCCAAATATGGGGAGGACAATGGGGGATGGTGTACTAGAGTTGTTAGAGGGACACATGGATGTGGTATGTGGAAGAACATTAGGAAGGGGGCTGAGAGTTTCTTTGGTCATGTGTTGTATGTGGCGGGTGAGGGTTTCCGTATCAGATTCTAGCATGACCCTTGGAGTAGCCCTTCTGCCTTGAAAGTTTTATATCCGGCATTGTTTGCTATTGCTGTGAACAAGGAAGCTATTGTTTCTGAAATGGTTGATTATGCTCTGGATGGGGGTGGTAGAAGCTGGAACTTATGTTCCCGTCATGCATTTCAAGACTGGGAGACAGAGATCTTTTAGGATTTCTTTGCGTATATCTCCTCCAAGTTACCTAGGGGGGGTGATGATACCATGATATGGCAATTGAATCGTAGTGGTGTTTTTAATATGTGCTCTTTTTATACTTCATTGCTAGCAGCCCCGTTGGTGTCTTTTCCTTGGAAGAGCATTTGGTATGTTAAGGTACCTAAAAGGGTGGCCTTTTTCTTACGGACAGGTGCTAGGGGTGGGCTTCTTACTATAGACAACCTTGTTAAGAAGAAGTTACCTCTTGTGAATTGGTGCTGCTTTTGTCAATGTGAAGAGGAAACTGTGGATCATTTATTGATCCATTGTAAGTATGCGTATACCTTGTGGAGTGAAGTCCTTCGTGTGTCTGGGGTTCAATGGGTGATGCCGAAGAATGTTGTTTCTCTTCTTACTGcatggtggaattggttggggagtCACACTTCAAAAGTGTGGAATATGGTTCCAGCATGTCTTATGTGGTTAATTTGGAAGGAGCACAATGCTCGTACTTTTGAGGAAACTGAGAGATTTGTAGACTATGTGAAGTCTTTGCTACttaggactttgtttgagtggtcccGGATTTTGGGGTTTACACATTGTCATTCTTTGTTTGACTTTCTTAATTCTGTTAGtctttctttttgattggtttaTACTCTTTTCAATGCAGTGAGTTTACTATCGTAAATTCATTGTgcttttattatcaataaagctgttattacctatcaaaaaaaaaaacatggcaGTGCCTACATCAAACGCCCCATCAACAGTCATGCTAAGACTGAATCCAACTACCAATGCCTACATCAAAATATATGTACTGTATAAATTTATCCCACCCCACTCTAGTGCTCTTCCGAAAACCACATCCATGAGTTCCTCAAACAGGTTTTGAACTCCACTCAACCACACACCCCCATAAACTTGTTTCCTCCACCCCCAAGGCACCAAAGCCACTTCCCCAACAAAGCTTGGTTAAAAGTTGCAAGCTTCCTAATAGTCAACCTTCCCTAAGCAACAGGAGTACACACTGTATCCCATCCTACCAAATGATGTTTTAACTCCTCTGCCACATCTCCCAACAAGAAGTTCCTCTATAATCTCACAATCCTTTTTGCCACCCTAGTTGGGATAATAAGGAAGGATAAATAATAAgtaacctatcaaaaaaaataaataataagtacATAAAGTCAGCAAAGTGCTATTCCAAAAGCATCATCCTCCCCCCTTTCGACAAGTAAAGTCTCTTCCAACCAACCAACGCACCATCCTCTCTATAATAGGGTTCCATATCAATGTTAATTTGAAAGATGTCCCTATAATAGGGGTCCATCTTCTCTatgtatctttttattagagtttatatatatatatatatatatatgtaaataaattagAGGTTActctattttatatttgaaaaatgtgtGCTTTACTTCAATTAGATGTGCAGATGCACTTGGTGCTAGCCTCCAAGAGGCCTGTACACTCGAGTGTGCTTGACGCTTTTATCAACTCTGGTGAGGTCAAGAGGATTCCAGCTATCAGATGCATAAAGCACTGTGATATATCACCAAAAGTGAGGTCAAGAATATTCAAGCTATTAGGCTTCATTGATAAGCTATAGACATCCCACAGATACAAACGTCCCAAGTTAATTGTGttatagctctctctctctctcttatttccCTGAATTGGGCCAAAGAGAGCAGCATTGAGAGGAGAGGGGTACAGAATGAGTCCCAATGACCAAATCTCACGTCATTCAGGCAGTGCCGAACTCTAGCAAAGTCACATTTTGGTActtaaattacataaatttcatGTCATTCTTCTACTGACATGCGGATGTTATAGAGCAAAAGGTACATCCATAATTGCTTCCTTCTTTACcaaataagataaaaagaaatcaaGCCAATTTCCTCATTGATTGCATGACAAGGAGGTTCAGTTCCGCATTAAATGGACAGAAAGTAACAATCAATTTTATGTCATTACTAACATGATCACTTCTTATAACTCTAAAAAGGCCCAAGAAATCCTAATTAAGCTCTTCTCTAGTTACATATGTAATGTTAAGATCTTCTCCAATTACCTCTAAAAGTTGAAAGAAATAATTGACCTCTCAATAGTTAAGCTACCGAATTGACAGAATTAATAATTAAGATACCAAAAAGAactttggctaaaattaataatttaaaccTTTTTTTGCTTAAATCAATAAGTTACACATGTACccatttctttcttaaaaaggagggggagtgaTTTTGAGGTAGAATCCATTACAGCTTTGGTAAAAGCATCAAGTGCACTTAAGCGTGAAAGTCTTTTAAAGTCTAGGTGCAAAGCGCGAAGCCCAAGCACATGCTTGATTGAAGTGCACATTCTCAAAATATAATTCTATAACCACTAAAATTGTCACCAACTTCTTCACATAATTTCTTTCACCCTTTGTTTTGTGGTGGGCCCAAACTGTGAGTGTGTGAGAGAGCAAGTgaaattttatgtgaaaatttcGGTGTCAGTAGCAGAACAtataagggggaaaaaaaaagctggtaatatatatatttttggcctATTAGCTAAAATGAATATTGCAATTGCACAAAGTTTG is a genomic window of Quercus lobata isolate SW786 chromosome 2, ValleyOak3.0 Primary Assembly, whole genome shotgun sequence containing:
- the LOC115974705 gene encoding increased DNA methylation 3 isoform X2, which produces MDGQDFADRSQLKPAVVLTGTAKEGSAAPPIGLVDIGVSDGAYLFRVALPGVRKDQSKVKCEIQRDGKVHIEGVITGVGVPKESSAVFQMKVQQLCPPGPFSISFNLPGPVDPRLSSPTFRPDGILEVVVMKRRTPPTDGGLPP
- the LOC115974705 gene encoding increased DNA methylation 3 isoform X1 — encoded protein: MDGQDFADRSQLKPAVVLTGTAKEGSAAPPIGLVDIGVSDGAYLFRVALPGVRKDQSAKVKCEIQRDGKVHIEGVITGVGVPKESSAVFQMKVQQLCPPGPFSISFNLPGPVDPRLSSPTFRPDGILEVVVMKRRTPPTDGGLPP